ATATACAGGAGGATTTTGAAGAAACGAGTAAGCGCTTAGGGGCAATTATTTGGCTTGAAGCGAGTAATGTAGACCAAGTGACCTTAACTCGACTGAATAAGACCAAAGCACTCGAAGTGTTATTAACCCATGCATATATTGAAGAAATGGTAGAACGCTTAGCATTGAAGGCACAACAATTGAACCTGTTAAGTTATGTCCTGTCACATGTAGATGTATATCATCTTGAGCGTCCACGGGAAGGCTTTACTTCAAAGGAACAGTTACACTTAATTGAACAGGAACTGTTTTTTCATAAAAAAATGTAAAAAACATTTGAATAAAGTATGAACAAATTGTAAACTTTTTCTTGTGGTTTTTTTTCTTTGATGGTATAATAAACCTATAGCAAATACTTGCTAAAAGTAGTGAGTAACATTTTATTCGTTATAGGAGGTAATATTATGAAAAAATGGGAAGTTCCAAAAATCAAAAAATTAGACATTAAACAAACAGAAATGCGCCCAGGTAACGGCTATGGACGTACACATAGCAATTGGAAGTGGGGACGCGACTAATTATATATATTAAAGAGTATCTGATGATTCAGATACTCTTTTTTTTGATACTATAGGTGCGTTCAATAGTTCTAAAAAGTATGGCCAATAGTTTATATATTATTCGTATGCTTTGGCTGGGACTAATTGCTTTTCTTTGATTTCATAAATTTCATCACATATAGTTAGTAATTGAGTGCCATGCGTGATTGCAATCAATGTGGTATTCGGGTAATAATGGGTAATGTTTCGTATAAGCTGACGCTCGGTTTCACGATCAAGTGATGAGGTGGCTTCATCAAGAATTAAGAACGGTTTATTATGAACGAGCGCACGAGCTATATTGATACGCTGGGCTTGACCTTGAGAAATGCCAACTCCACGTTCGTGGATGAATGAATCAATGCCATTGTCCAACTGACGAATAAACTCGTCGCAGCATGCAGCAGTGAGTGCGGTTTGAATCTGATCAGGGGTTATGGTTTCGTTTAAAAAAAGGTTTTCGCGAAGACTTCCCGAAAACAGCGGGTTTGATTGAGAAACGTAGCTAAAGTAGTTACGTGATGCAAAGGTAAGTGGAAGCTTTTTACCTGAATCAAAAGAAATAAATAAGGATCCCTCAGATGGTTCTATCAGGGATAAGACTAAATGGATGAGGGTGGTTTTCCCACTACCGGAAGGTCCTATAATGCCGATGCGGCGTCCGGAGGTAATGGATAAATTAACCTTATCTAGTACACGGGTATTTTCATCATATGCAAAGGATAAATTATGAATATGTAGCCCGTTGATTGTTTCGTTTTCATTTATGGTATAATGATTTTGTGATGTTTCATCGGGGAGTGCAATAATTTCTTCGATACGTTCTAGAGAAGAAAGGGAAGAGATAAGTCGAGGAATCGAACGTGTCATTTCATGAATAGGTCCTTGTATTTCGCCAACAAGCTGTAAAAAAGCAGTAAATGTTCCAAAACTAATAGCTGATTGAGCTAAGCGATATGCACCTAATGTCAACGCAAAGAAAAAACCAACATTATATCCACTTTCAAGAATAACATTTGCCTTGATGCTTGTAATATTTTTATGTTTGATAAGTTTAAAGCGATTGTTTTGTAAAGTTGAAATCTGGAATAAGTTCTCATGAAGGAAATTGAAGGTTTTTAGTAATATAAGATTTTGTAGCGATTCATTAATTTTTGAACGTTGTATGCCATCAGCATTTTGAATCTTATATTGAATATCGCGAAGCTTGCGACCAATAATAAGACTAATAAGTACAGTAAAAGGTGTGATAAGAAAAGTAAGCATTGCCAGTAACCAGTCAAAATAGGCAAGCATCGCAAAAGCAGCAACAAATTGTAGCAAAAGGGCAATCATTGTCGGAATAATTGTCGTTATGCTTTGAATAACATGGCGGACATCTTCATATAGACGTGTTAATAAATCGCCAGTATTATATTGACTGATTGTTGCCCATTTTTTATGATAGATTTTTGTGAGTACTTTAAGCTGCAAGTCATTAATCATGGTATTTTCAAGTTTCACACTATTGTGTGATAAAAGGCTATACAGGCTTAAATCGATAATTAAAAGTAAGGCGAAAAATATTCCGCTGCGAAGTGCAGCAATGTAGTTGCCATCAATGGCGTAGTCAATCATCATTTTTGTTATAAAGGCAATAAGTACATTAAGTAAAGCCTGTAAAATGCTTAATGATGTGATCAGCATAATTTTTGAACGATATCCGTTGGTATATTGGTATAGTATACGATAGATATTAATATCGATTAACTTTTTTAACTTTTCCAGTGTTTGCATAGAACTCTCCTTTTCATCTGCAAAATATCTATAGTTCTATTGTATGTGAAGTTAAGGCTGGCGTCAATATATCTAAAAACAGGAGGTTAATATGGTAAAAATCAAGCTTGTGTTTTGGTATGGTATTATATATGTGTTGTCTTTTGGTTCATATGTTGCAATTAAGATTATCCCTTTTAAATCCCTCATTACAAGAGTTACAAATACTGAAAAAATTATTGCATCGGATTTAAGCTTAACAAAACGTCAACAACAGCGCCTACTTCGAGTGCAAGAAATCCTTGAACGTGTAAGTGAAAAGGTGCCATGGCGCGTACTTTGTTTTGAACAGGCACTTGTGGCTTTATGGATTGCAAGAGTACTAAAGCTTAATATGAATATATATTTTGGCATTAAACATGAAGAGGGGAACTTATTAGCCCATGCGTGGACTGAGGCGGGAAATCAAATTTTTACTGGGGAACAAGGAAGAGAAGAGTTTTTGCCTGTATATATTCGAGGGTATAAACGTGAGATTCCAACATTTGACAATGAGCCTAAAAAAAGGAGCTGAGCGTCAGCAAATTTTATTTGCTAACGCAACAGCTCCTTTTTGATTAATCGAATAGATCAAATGAACAACGGCTTATAGTTCGTTGAAGTATTTGATTGTTCTAACCATTTGGCTAGTGTATGAGTTTTCGTTGTCATACCATGAAGTTACTTTTACTAATGTTTTGCCATTTCCAAGTGGAGTAGCTTTAGTAAGTGTAGCGTCAAATAATGAACCGTAACGAATTCCGATAATGTCTGAAGATACAATTTCATCTGTAGTGTAACCGAATGATTCATTTGAAGCAGCTTTCATTGCCGCATTGATTTCATCAGCAGTAACTTCTCCGCTAACAACAGCAGTAAGTTCAGTTAATGAACCTGTTACAACTGGAACACGTTGTGCATTACCGTCTAATTTACCTTTAAGTTCAGGAATAACTAAACCGATTGCAGCAGCAGCACCTGTTGTTGCTGGAACGATGTTAGCAGCAGCAGCTCTTGCTCTTCTAAGACCTTTGCTGTGAGGTGCATCAAGTGTGTTTTGGTCATTAGTATATGCATGGATAGTTGTCATGAATCCTGAATCAATAGCAACTAATTTGTTAAGTGCATCTGCCATTGGTGCAAGACAGTTTGTTGTACATGAAGCAGCAGAGATAACTTTTTCTGAACCGTCAAGCACGTTTTCGTTTGTTCCGAAAACAACAGTCTTAAGATCACCTTTAGCTGGAGCAGAGATAACAACTTTTTTAGCACCTGCTTCGATGTGTGCTGATGCAGATTCTAATGAAGTAAAGAATCCTGTACACTCAAGTACAACGTCAACATCTAAGTCGCCCCATGGAAGATCTTTAGGATCTCTTTGAGCATAAATTGTGATTTCTTTACCATCTACAGTGATTGAATTATCAGAGCTTGTGATCTCTTTTTCAAATCTACCTTGAGCGGTATCATATTTTAGTAAATGTGCAAGTGTTGCTGCATCTGTTAAGTCGTTGATTGCAACCACTTCATACCCTTCAGCGTCAAACATTTGTCTGAAAGCAAGACGACCAATACGTCCAAAACCATTAATAGCTACTTTAGTCATTGTAATTCCTCCTAAAATTTAAATTTATCCCAAAGTGAATTGAGATTATTGTTAACTGTATCATATGATACGGTTGTCAACTATTCTTTATACATTACGTATAATCTTATTTAGGTAAATGGTTTTTAATTAAGACGTTTTGCTAAGCGGGCTTAAATTTATCCCAGCTGACGAAGTAAGTCCCATAATATCCTAAATAAATAGCATGCAAAGTCATTATTGAATTCACATAGCTCTATATAATTATAACATTAAGTCATCTAAAATCAAGCGAAAATGATAAAATTTCTTAAAATTATTTTTTTGAACCGATGTCCATAAGTTGGATATCGAAAATCATTGTTTTGAAGAATAATCAGTGATAAGATATAGGCGGAAACATCAAAAAACATCAAAAGATAGAAAGAAAATATGG
This sequence is a window from Vallitaleaceae bacterium 9-2. Protein-coding genes within it:
- the gap gene encoding type I glyceraldehyde-3-phosphate dehydrogenase: MTKVAINGFGRIGRLAFRQMFDAEGYEVVAINDLTDAATLAHLLKYDTAQGRFEKEITSSDNSITVDGKEITIYAQRDPKDLPWGDLDVDVVLECTGFFTSLESASAHIEAGAKKVVISAPAKGDLKTVVFGTNENVLDGSEKVISAASCTTNCLAPMADALNKLVAIDSGFMTTIHAYTNDQNTLDAPHSKGLRRARAAAANIVPATTGAAAAIGLVIPELKGKLDGNAQRVPVVTGSLTELTAVVSGEVTADEINAAMKAASNESFGYTTDEIVSSDIIGIRYGSLFDATLTKATPLGNGKTLVKVTSWYDNENSYTSQMVRTIKYFNEL
- a CDS encoding lasso peptide biosynthesis B2 protein, with amino-acid sequence MVKIKLVFWYGIIYVLSFGSYVAIKIIPFKSLITRVTNTEKIIASDLSLTKRQQQRLLRVQEILERVSEKVPWRVLCFEQALVALWIARVLKLNMNIYFGIKHEEGNLLAHAWTEAGNQIFTGEQGREEFLPVYIRGYKREIPTFDNEPKKRS
- a CDS encoding ABC transporter ATP-binding protein — its product is MQTLEKLKKLIDINIYRILYQYTNGYRSKIMLITSLSILQALLNVLIAFITKMMIDYAIDGNYIAALRSGIFFALLLIIDLSLYSLLSHNSVKLENTMINDLQLKVLTKIYHKKWATISQYNTGDLLTRLYEDVRHVIQSITTIIPTMIALLLQFVAAFAMLAYFDWLLAMLTFLITPFTVLISLIIGRKLRDIQYKIQNADGIQRSKINESLQNLILLKTFNFLHENLFQISTLQNNRFKLIKHKNITSIKANVILESGYNVGFFFALTLGAYRLAQSAISFGTFTAFLQLVGEIQGPIHEMTRSIPRLISSLSSLERIEEIIALPDETSQNHYTINENETINGLHIHNLSFAYDENTRVLDKVNLSITSGRRIGIIGPSGSGKTTLIHLVLSLIEPSEGSLFISFDSGKKLPLTFASRNYFSYVSQSNPLFSGSLRENLFLNETITPDQIQTALTAACCDEFIRQLDNGIDSFIHERGVGISQGQAQRINIARALVHNKPFLILDEATSSLDRETERQLIRNITHYYPNTTLIAITHGTQLLTICDEIYEIKEKQLVPAKAYE